The genome window TTCAGGGGTTTCGATAGGGCAGATCCTGCCGTAGTGGGTAGGGTGCACGTCGCGCACCTCGAACCCCGCCCTCTCCCTCGTGAGACCTCCGGGTCCCAGAGCGGAAAGCCTCCTCTTGTGGGTGATCTCACTCAAGGGGTTCGTCTGGTCCATGAACTGGGAGAGCTGGCTGCTGGCGAAGAAATCCTTTACTGCCGTGGCCACGGGCTTCGGATTGACGAGGTCGTGGGGCATGAGGGTCTCCATCTCCGGGAAAGTAAGCCTTTCCTTGATGGCCCTCTCCATTCTCACCAGGCCCATTCTGAACTGGTTCTCGAGAAGCTCGCCCACTGTCCTCACCCGCCGGTTGCCCAAATGGTCGATGTCGTCTCCGGGCCCTCTCGAGTCCTTCAGTTTAATAAGCTGCTTCACCACCTCGATGATATCTTCCTTCCTGAGGACGGACACATCGAGGGGGATGTCGAGACCGAGCCTATGGTTGATCTTGAGGCGCCCGACCCGGGAAAGGTCATATCGTTCGGGGCTGAAAAACATGTTGTAGATAAGAGCTTCCGCAAACTCGATCGTTGGGGGATCGCCGGGACGGAGCTTCCTGTATATCTCGAGGAGCGCGTCCTCTTTGGCTGATGCCTTGTCTGTCTGAAGGGTGTTCCTTAACGACGAGCTTACGGTGAGGTTGTCGATGAAAAGGATCTCCATCTCGCCTACGCCTCTGCTTATGGCCTTCGCCAGATCTTCCTTGCCGATCTCCTTATTGATGGCAATGAGGATCTCATTGGTGTGAGGGTCGAGCACGTGGGCCGCGGTGATCCTGCCGACCACGTCCTCTTCTTCCACGGCAATCTGCGTGATATGGGCGGCGTCCATCTTTTTGAGCACCGCTTTCGTGATCTTCTTATGCTTCTTTACCAGCACCTCTTCCGTCTCCGGGTTTACGATATCCGAAGGCGCTTTCTGCCCCACGAGCAGCGCGTGGGGCGTCTCTTTGAAGAGCTTGTTATCTTTTATTTTCACGAATTCCTTATCGTAAAAATATTCGAGCACGTCTGCCTCGGAATATCCCAGGGACTTCAGGAGGAGCGTGACGGGGATCTTCTTCTTCTTATCTATTCTCACATAGACGAGCTCTTTGGAATCGAACTCGAAATCGAGCCATGAGCCTCTGTATGGGATTATCCGCGCCGTATACGATACGGTGCCGGAGAGCGGCGATTTTGACTGATCCGTATCGAAATAGACCCCGGGGGACCTGTGAAGCTGACTTACAATAACCCGCTCGGTGCCGTTGATGATAAAGGTACCCCTCTCGGTCATGAGGGGGATTTCTCCGAAATAGACGTCCTGCTCTTTGATTGCCCTGATATCTTTGGTTTTGGTATCGGGGTCGACGTTCCACACCACAAGCCGTATGGTCACTTTCATGGGTGCGGCAAAATTGAGTCCCCTTACGAGACATTCTTCTTCCGAATTCTTCGGTTCGCCGATCTCATACTTCACAAACTCAAGCGAGGTGGTGTCGTGGGAATCTTTTATGGGAAAGACGCTGTTGAATACGGCCTGGAGTCCTACGTTCTGCCGTTTTTCCAGGGGTACGCCGTGCTGGAGAAACATATCATAGGAATCGAGCTGGATCTCGATAAGGTTGGGGATATCGAGTACCTCTTTAATCTTTCCGTAATTTTTTCTAAAAATCCTGTTAGTAAAGGTTTCCCTCATAGGTTTGTTCACCTCTTAATGGAATCAGCGTGGCGCGACAGCCGCCTGAGCGGTTCCGCGCCACGCTGTAATCCTGATTGTCACTACTCGACTTTGACCTGTCCGCTCACTTCTTCCAGCTGTTTCTTGATCGTCGCGGCTTCGTCTTTCGATACTGCTTCTTTTACCGGTTTGGGCACGCCCTCGACCAGGTCTTTCGCTTCTTTGAGCCCCAGGCTCGTGATCTGACGTACGACCTTGATCACCTGGATCTTCTTCTCTGCTTCGTAACCGGTGAGGATTACGTTAAATTCCGTCTGCTCTTCCACGGCCGCTGCCGCCTCTGTGGGTGCTGCCCCTCCGCCTGCTGCCGCCATCATGGGCATGGCTGCGCTGACTCCGAACTTCTCCTCAAGGGCCTTTATGAAATCCGATAGTTCGAGAACCGTCATGTTCTCGATAAACTGTATTACGTCTTCTCTTGTGGCGCTCATTGATCTCTCCTCCTTATTAAGCGGCTTCTTCTTTTTGAGTTTTAATGGCGTTCATTACCATCATAAGCTTGTTCAGGTTGCCCGACAGCACGTAGACGAGCCGTGTCGGCATGCCCAGGAGCAGTCCCAGGAGCCTTGCGATAAGGACATCGTGCGACGGCAGCGTGGCGAGCTTGAGAATCTCTTCGACCGTAAGCATCCTGGTCCCGAGATAGCCGGCCTTCAGCTTGAGATTGGGCATCTCCTTGGCAACGCCTGAAATGACTTTCGCGGCGCTCGTGGGGTCCTTTTTGATGCAGATGATCGCATTCGGACCCTTGAACTGGTCCTTCAGCACCGCTGCATTGGTACCCTCGGACGCGATGGTGAGTAGGCTGTTCTTCACGACGCTGAATTCCGCGTCCGCGTTCCTGAGCTCTCGTCTGAGCTTGGTCGTCTGGGCGACGCTCATGCCGCTGTACTCCGCCAGGAACAGAGAGTTCAGTTCTTTGAGCTTGGCCGACAGTTCCTCAACCACTTGTACTTTTTTTTGTCTTTCCAATGGTTTCCTTCCCTCCTTTCTATTAGAATATGTATGGAAAGTCAGGGAGACGGCAATGTAGAAAGTCTCAGTAGGCCGTAATCGTTTAACATATATGCACCTACTTTCTCTGACCTTTTCCCTATTTTGTCAAGGTCCTCGCATAGGCTGGATCGATTTTTACTCCGGGACTCATGGTCGACGATATGGCGATACCCTTTATGTAGGTCCCTTTGCTTGAAGGAGGTTTGAGCCTGACAACGGCATCAATGAGTGCGTTTATGTTTTCCAGAAGCTTTTCTTTTCCGAAACTTACTTTACCGGCGGCCATGTGCAGGTTTCCGGCCTTGTCCACTCTGAACTCGACCCTGCCCGCCTTCATCTCTTTTACGGTTCTTCCTATATCGAAGGTCACGGTGCCTACCTTGGGGTTCGGCATGAGCCCCCGGGGACCGAGGATCTTACCGAGCTTACTCACCGCGCCCATCATATCGGGGGTGGCAATGGTCTTATCGAAATCGGTCCATCCCTTCTGAATCTTGTCGATCAGGTCTTCGGCGCCGATGAAATCGGCCCCTGCTTCCTCTGCTTCCTTCTCTTTCTGGCCTTTGGCAAAGACAAGGACCCGCACGGCCTTACCCAATCCGTTGGGAAGGACCACGCTTCCTCGTACCATCTGGTCCGCATGCCTCGGGTCTACGCCGAGCCTTAAAGCCAGCTCCACCGTTTCATCGAATTTGGCGAAACAGATCTGGGGCAAAAGGTCCATGGCTTCATCCATCATGTACCTTTTCTCTCTGTCCACCTTCTCTTTTGCTGCCGCATACTTCTTCGCTTCTTTTGCCATTGTGGTGCTCCTTATCTTAAGCGGTCATCGGTCAGCGTCCCGACTAAAAAGGCTACCCTTTGGGGGCAGCTCTTCTGACGGGGGCTGATAGCTATCGTGCGATAGCTGATTCGTCTATCCTTCCACTACTTCAAGGCCCATGCTCCGGGCCGATCCCTCTATGATCCTCATCGCGCCGTCCATATCTTTTGCATTGAGGTCCGGCATCTTGAGCTGGGCGATCTCTTTGACCTGCGATTTCGTGATGCTTCCCGCCACTTCCTTTTTCGGGTTATTGGCGCCCTTGGCAAGTTTTGCCGCTTTCTTGATCAGAAAGGTCGCAGGCGGTGTCTTCGTGACGAAGGTAAAGGTCCTGTCTGAAAAAATGGTAATAAGGGCCGGGATCACGGTGCCTTCCTGGCTTCTCGTCTTCTCGTTGAAGGCCTTGCAGAATTCCATTATATTCACGCCGTGCTGTCCCAGGGCGGGGCCGACAGGCGGTGAAGGCGTTGCCTGACCTGCTTGCAACTGCAATTTCACCATAGCAACTACTTTTTTCGCCATCTCACTACTCCTTTACGTTTTTTCAATCTGTATAAAATCCAGCTCCACGGGAGTGGTCCTGCCGAAGATGTTGAGGAGCACTTTCACCTTGCCCTTCTCGGGCTTGATCTCCTCGACCGTGCCGGTGAAATTCATGAAAGGCCCGTCCGTCACCTTTATGGTGTCGCTCTTCTCGAACCGTATCTTCGGCTTTATCTTTCCCTTCCCTTCCTGGATCGCATTTATAATATCTCTCACTTCTTTTTCCGGCAAAGGGGGCGGGTTCATCTTGTCGTAGCCCACGAACCCGGTTACCTTCGGCGTATTCCGTACCAGGTACCACGTGTCGTTGTTCATGGCCATGTTCACGATGATATATCCGGGGAACACGGTCCTGGAAGACTTCTTGATATTTCCTTTCACCCGCTCCATAATGACTTCCGAGGGTACGATGATATCACCGAACTGCTCCTCCATCTTGGCGGTCTTGATCGCATCTTCCAGGGCTTCTTTTACCTTCTGCTCATACCCTGAATAGGTGTGTACCA of Syntrophorhabdaceae bacterium contains these proteins:
- the rplK gene encoding 50S ribosomal protein L11, producing the protein MAKKVVAMVKLQLQAGQATPSPPVGPALGQHGVNIMEFCKAFNEKTRSQEGTVIPALITIFSDRTFTFVTKTPPATFLIKKAAKLAKGANNPKKEVAGSITKSQVKEIAQLKMPDLNAKDMDGAMRIIEGSARSMGLEVVEG
- the rplA gene encoding 50S ribosomal protein L1, translated to MAKEAKKYAAAKEKVDREKRYMMDEAMDLLPQICFAKFDETVELALRLGVDPRHADQMVRGSVVLPNGLGKAVRVLVFAKGQKEKEAEEAGADFIGAEDLIDKIQKGWTDFDKTIATPDMMGAVSKLGKILGPRGLMPNPKVGTVTFDIGRTVKEMKAGRVEFRVDKAGNLHMAAGKVSFGKEKLLENINALIDAVVRLKPPSSKGTYIKGIAISSTMSPGVKIDPAYARTLTK
- the rplL gene encoding 50S ribosomal protein L7/L12 is translated as MSATREDVIQFIENMTVLELSDFIKALEEKFGVSAAMPMMAAAGGGAAPTEAAAAVEEQTEFNVILTGYEAEKKIQVIKVVRQITSLGLKEAKDLVEGVPKPVKEAVSKDEAATIKKQLEEVSGQVKVE
- the rplJ gene encoding 50S ribosomal protein L10, which encodes MERQKKVQVVEELSAKLKELNSLFLAEYSGMSVAQTTKLRRELRNADAEFSVVKNSLLTIASEGTNAAVLKDQFKGPNAIICIKKDPTSAAKVISGVAKEMPNLKLKAGYLGTRMLTVEEILKLATLPSHDVLIARLLGLLLGMPTRLVYVLSGNLNKLMMVMNAIKTQKEEAA
- the nusG gene encoding transcription termination/antitermination protein NusG gives rise to the protein MTSEKKWYVVHTYSGYEQKVKEALEDAIKTAKMEEQFGDIIVPSEVIMERVKGNIKKSSRTVFPGYIIVNMAMNNDTWYLVRNTPKVTGFVGYDKMNPPPLPEKEVRDIINAIQEGKGKIKPKIRFEKSDTIKVTDGPFMNFTGTVEEIKPEKGKVKVLLNIFGRTTPVELDFIQIEKT